One region of Pseudomonas glycinae genomic DNA includes:
- a CDS encoding SDR family oxidoreductase, which translates to MQSPQTHRRTPLKPLDNQTVVVIGGSSGIGAAVASNAAERGARVYSVGRRVETSETHDGVRHETADVTDDASLRQLFERIGALDHLVITAGPSVSAKPLADSDLLQAQQAFDVKFWGTLRAIQAALPYLSERASITLTSGLLSRKFVAGQFIKTTLNGALEALAKQLAKELAPRRVNVISPGVTDTEAYAGMDEIQRTAMFARTSAALPVGRIGTPQDLAAAFMLVMENGFISGSIIDVDGGGLL; encoded by the coding sequence ATGCAATCTCCTCAAACCCACCGGAGAACTCCCTTGAAACCACTCGACAACCAGACTGTTGTGGTCATCGGCGGCAGCAGCGGCATTGGCGCCGCCGTCGCGTCGAACGCCGCGGAACGTGGCGCCCGTGTTTATTCGGTCGGGCGCCGTGTTGAAACGTCCGAAACCCATGACGGTGTCCGTCACGAAACTGCCGATGTCACCGATGACGCTTCGCTGCGTCAACTGTTCGAACGCATTGGCGCCCTCGATCATCTGGTGATCACCGCCGGGCCGAGCGTCAGCGCCAAGCCTCTGGCCGACAGCGATCTGCTCCAGGCGCAGCAGGCCTTCGACGTGAAATTCTGGGGCACCTTGCGCGCCATTCAAGCGGCACTGCCGTACCTGAGCGAGCGGGCCAGCATCACCCTGACGTCGGGTTTGCTGTCGCGCAAATTCGTAGCGGGGCAATTCATCAAGACCACGTTGAATGGCGCGCTGGAAGCTCTGGCCAAACAACTGGCCAAGGAGCTGGCGCCGCGCCGGGTCAACGTGATCAGCCCCGGCGTGACCGACACTGAAGCGTACGCCGGCATGGATGAGATCCAACGCACCGCGATGTTCGCCCGTACCTCGGCGGCGCTGCCGGTAGGCCGGATCGGCACGCCACAGGACCTGGCCGCCGCGTTTATGCTGGTCATGGAAAACGGCTTCATCAGCGGCAGCATCATTGATGTCGATGGAGGTGGATTGTTATGA
- a CDS encoding DUF6124 family protein — protein MIKPTPNPPEADSTSPYETLDSKKFHEAAERALDHYLNPLLPRKPLLKPNTRYLIAPGIDSEELLADACETLTSAKIMATDFAGLVDGSHRHVLLGIAQLIMLGELAVNRALDNLELKTETPL, from the coding sequence GTGATCAAACCAACACCCAACCCACCCGAAGCCGATTCAACGTCCCCCTACGAAACCCTCGACTCCAAGAAATTCCACGAAGCCGCCGAACGCGCCCTCGACCACTACCTCAATCCGCTGCTCCCCAGAAAACCGTTGCTCAAACCCAACACCCGCTACCTCATCGCCCCCGGCATCGACAGCGAAGAATTGCTGGCCGACGCCTGCGAAACCCTGACCTCGGCCAAAATCATGGCAACCGACTTCGCCGGGCTGGTGGACGGCTCGCATCGGCATGTGCTGCTGGGGATCGCGCAACTGATCATGCTGGGGGAACTGGCGGTGAATCGGGCGCTGGATAATCTGGAGTTGAAGACAGAAACACCGCTGTAG
- a CDS encoding MFS transporter, with amino-acid sequence MSQSAAAAQTIVDDKNAVYKRITLRLIPFIFICYLFNYLDRVNVGFAKLQMLDALKFSETVYGLGAGIFFIGYVLCGVPSNLALTKFGPRRWIALMMITWGTLSTCLLFVTTPTQFYTLRLFTGAAEAGFFPGVVLYLSQWFPTFRRGRIMALFMSAIPVSGLLGSPFSGWILNHFAAGQGGLAGWQWMFLLQGIPTVVLGALAYFLLSDNFANAKWLTPHERAVLEADQAEDLANKPKTTSDSLIAVFKNPAIWAFGLIYFCIQSGVYAINFWLPSIIKNLGFSDNLVIGWLSAIPYLLAAVFMLVVGRSADLRKERRWHLVVPMLMGAVGLLIAVNFAANPAIAILGLTIATMGALTGLPMFWPVPTAMLSAGAAAGGLALINSMGQMAGFLSPYLVGWVKDSTGSTDAALYLLAGVIVGGSLLALRMTRTLRA; translated from the coding sequence ATGTCGCAGAGCGCTGCTGCCGCCCAGACCATCGTTGACGATAAAAATGCCGTCTACAAACGCATCACCCTGCGTTTGATCCCCTTCATCTTCATCTGCTACCTGTTCAACTACCTCGACCGGGTCAACGTTGGATTTGCCAAACTGCAGATGCTCGATGCGCTGAAATTCAGCGAAACCGTGTACGGCCTCGGTGCCGGTATCTTCTTCATCGGCTACGTGCTGTGCGGCGTACCGAGCAACCTGGCGCTGACCAAGTTCGGCCCACGGCGCTGGATTGCGCTAATGATGATCACCTGGGGCACGCTGTCGACCTGCCTGCTTTTCGTCACCACGCCAACCCAGTTCTACACCCTGCGCCTGTTCACTGGCGCCGCCGAAGCCGGGTTCTTCCCGGGTGTTGTGCTCTATCTCTCGCAATGGTTCCCGACCTTCCGCCGTGGCCGGATCATGGCGCTGTTCATGTCGGCGATTCCGGTGTCGGGCCTGCTCGGCAGCCCGTTTTCCGGCTGGATCCTCAATCACTTCGCCGCCGGCCAGGGTGGTCTGGCCGGCTGGCAGTGGATGTTCCTGCTGCAAGGCATTCCAACCGTGGTGCTGGGCGCACTCGCCTACTTCCTGCTCAGCGACAACTTCGCCAACGCCAAATGGCTGACCCCGCATGAGCGTGCGGTGCTGGAAGCGGATCAGGCCGAAGACCTGGCGAACAAACCGAAAACCACCTCCGATTCGCTGATCGCCGTGTTCAAGAACCCGGCGATCTGGGCCTTCGGCCTGATCTACTTCTGCATCCAGAGCGGCGTGTACGCGATCAACTTCTGGCTGCCGTCGATCATCAAGAACCTCGGTTTCAGCGACAACCTGGTAATTGGCTGGTTGAGTGCGATTCCGTATCTGCTGGCGGCGGTATTCATGCTGGTGGTGGGTCGTTCGGCAGACTTGCGTAAAGAACGCCGCTGGCATTTGGTGGTGCCGATGTTGATGGGCGCTGTCGGCCTGCTGATCGCCGTGAACTTCGCGGCAAATCCGGCGATTGCGATTCTCGGTCTGACCATTGCGACCATGGGTGCGCTGACCGGTCTGCCGATGTTCTGGCCGGTGCCGACTGCCATGTTGAGCGCGGGTGCTGCGGCGGGTGGGCTGGCGTTGATCAACTCCATGGGACAGATGGCCGGGTTCCTCAGCCCTTACCTCGTGGGTTGGGTGAAGGACAGCACCGGGTCGACCGACGCGGCGCTTTATCTGCTGGCGGGTGTGATTGTTGGCGGGAGTTTGCTGGCGTTGCGGATGACGCGAACGTTGCGGGCTTAA
- a CDS encoding sugar diacid recognition domain-containing protein: protein MFELDHDLAQDIVDRAMAILPYNVNVMDSQGLILGSGEPERINTRHEGAQLVLANGRVVEIDAQTAVHLKGVQPGINLPLLLDQRLIGVLGITGEPEQLRTYAELVRMTAEMLVGQRNQQSEQQWRRQRCDDLLALLLSEAGDSPRLIDEAQQLGLKPQLTRVPYLFELGLEHGPGQTVEALSAWLMSRYPDSWCVSSAKSSLLWCRPASQNVEHDRLLEKLDGLGWNILRIAVGGQADGLVGLRRCYRRVGDLLAYGREVLPRSRLLTLNRYRLPVMLWRHRNDDALDELLKPLRKVIAKDSNGQLLATLRSWCDHDGQSQACADALGIHRNSLRYRMERIAELSGVDPLKLDGMLALYLGVQLLPQTESTA, encoded by the coding sequence ATGTTCGAACTCGATCACGACCTCGCCCAGGACATCGTCGACCGGGCCATGGCCATTTTGCCGTACAACGTCAACGTCATGGACAGCCAGGGCTTGATCCTCGGCAGCGGCGAGCCGGAGCGGATCAACACCCGCCACGAAGGCGCGCAGCTTGTTTTGGCAAACGGACGGGTGGTGGAGATCGATGCGCAGACGGCGGTGCATCTCAAAGGCGTGCAACCTGGGATCAATCTGCCGCTGTTGCTCGATCAGCGCTTGATCGGCGTCCTTGGCATTACCGGCGAACCGGAGCAGCTGCGCACTTACGCCGAACTGGTGCGCATGACCGCCGAAATGCTGGTCGGCCAGCGCAATCAGCAATCCGAACAGCAATGGCGGCGGCAACGTTGCGATGATTTGCTGGCCTTGCTGCTGAGCGAGGCGGGGGATTCGCCAAGGCTGATCGACGAGGCCCAGCAACTCGGGCTCAAGCCGCAACTGACACGAGTGCCGTATCTGTTCGAACTGGGTCTGGAACACGGGCCGGGGCAAACCGTCGAGGCGCTGAGTGCCTGGCTGATGTCGCGTTATCCGGACAGTTGGTGCGTGAGTTCGGCCAAGTCGTCACTGCTGTGGTGCCGGCCGGCGAGTCAGAACGTCGAGCATGATCGACTGCTGGAAAAACTCGATGGCCTGGGCTGGAACATCCTGCGCATTGCAGTCGGCGGACAGGCCGATGGGCTGGTCGGGCTGCGCCGTTGCTATCGGCGGGTCGGCGACTTGCTCGCCTATGGCCGCGAAGTGCTGCCGCGCTCACGGTTGCTGACCCTCAATCGCTATCGCTTGCCGGTGATGCTCTGGCGCCATCGCAACGACGATGCGCTGGATGAATTGCTCAAACCGTTACGCAAGGTCATCGCCAAGGACAGCAACGGCCAGTTGCTCGCGACCCTGCGCAGTTGGTGCGATCACGACGGGCAGAGCCAGGCCTGTGCCGATGCCTTGGGGATTCACCGCAACAGTCTGCGTTACCGGATGGAGCGGATTGCCGAGTTGAGTGGGGTCGATCCTCTGAAACTCGATGGCATGCTGGCGCTGTATCTCGGGGTGCAATTGCTGCCACAGACTGAATCGACTGCATGA
- a CDS encoding glycerate kinase, protein MKIVIAPDSFKDSLSAQGVAEAIALGLAQVWPQATLVKCPMADGGEGTVESILAACEGELRRTRVRGPLGAAVEAAWGWLPHNRTAIIEMAEASGLQLVPPGQRDACISSTFGTGELIRAALDAGAQRVILAIGGSATNDGGAGAIQALGVKLLDTQGQSLVPGGLALAQLARLDLSELDPRLAHVRFDIAADVNNPLCGPHGASAIFGPQKGASPAQVQQLDQALGHFAELCAQVLGKDVRDEPGSGAAGGLGFAAKAFLGARFQAGVEVVAELVGLADAVKDADLVITGEGRFDAQTLRGKTPFGVARIAKQHGVPVIVIAGTLGEGYQALYDHGIDAAFAVTSGPMTLEQACAEAPRLLRERATDIARVWRIATPA, encoded by the coding sequence ATGAAAATCGTCATCGCCCCCGATTCGTTCAAGGACAGCCTGAGTGCTCAAGGCGTTGCAGAAGCCATTGCGCTGGGCCTGGCGCAGGTCTGGCCGCAGGCGACGCTGGTCAAATGCCCGATGGCCGACGGTGGCGAAGGCACGGTGGAGTCGATTCTCGCCGCGTGCGAAGGCGAACTGCGCCGCACCCGCGTGCGTGGACCGTTGGGCGCAGCGGTCGAAGCCGCGTGGGGCTGGTTGCCGCACAACCGCACCGCAATCATCGAAATGGCCGAAGCCAGTGGATTGCAATTGGTGCCGCCGGGGCAGCGTGACGCATGCATAAGTAGCACGTTCGGCACCGGTGAACTGATCCGCGCGGCGCTGGATGCTGGCGCACAACGGGTGATTCTGGCCATCGGCGGCAGCGCCACCAATGACGGCGGCGCCGGCGCGATCCAGGCGTTGGGGGTGAAGTTGCTGGATACTCAAGGGCAATCATTGGTGCCGGGCGGATTGGCGCTGGCGCAACTCGCACGACTGGACCTGAGCGAACTCGACCCGCGACTGGCGCACGTCCGGTTCGACATCGCCGCCGACGTCAACAATCCGCTGTGCGGCCCCCACGGCGCCTCGGCGATTTTCGGCCCGCAGAAGGGTGCATCCCCGGCGCAAGTGCAGCAACTGGATCAGGCCCTCGGCCACTTCGCCGAACTCTGCGCGCAAGTGCTGGGCAAGGATGTTCGGGACGAGCCGGGCAGCGGTGCTGCCGGTGGATTGGGCTTTGCGGCCAAGGCGTTTCTCGGTGCGCGATTCCAGGCCGGTGTCGAAGTGGTCGCCGAGCTGGTCGGACTGGCCGACGCAGTAAAGGACGCAGATCTGGTGATTACTGGAGAAGGGCGCTTCGATGCCCAGACCCTGCGCGGCAAAACCCCGTTTGGCGTCGCACGGATCGCCAAGCAACACGGCGTACCGGTGATCGTCATTGCCGGCACCCTCGGCGAGGGCTATCAAGCGCTCTACGATCACGGCATCGACGCTGCATTCGCCGTCACCAGCGGCCCGATGACCCTCGAACAGGCCTGCGCCGAAGCACCGCGTCTGTTGCGCGAACGTGCCACCGATATTGCCCGCGTCTGGCGCATTGCGACTCCGGCCTGA
- a CDS encoding methyl-accepting chemotaxis protein, which yields MSLRNLNIAPRAFLGFAFIALLVIVLGVFAVNRMSIIRQASLEMDSTQLPSVTQLAVVTENVLRLRILSFRILVNRDPAGLQEAQTRIGVLVDKVRTAQASYAALPAGPQERALYQEFSTTLDNYVQAQNQMMELSRQDKLDEMRALINTKIKDGTDKMGEQLNKLIAINAADAKTASTQAGEYYNSAITGIIAVSVIAALLTVLLAWLLTRSIVTPLNRAVAAAQTIAGGNLTKAIEIDGKDEPARLLEALAAMQTNLRKTIEQIAGSATQLGAAAEELSAVTEEASRGLQQQNDEIEQAATAVNEMTAAVEEVARNAVSTSEASNQSTHAAREGRDQVVKTVDAIQTMTHDVQNTAQMIEGLAAQGRDIGKVLDVIRAIAEQTNLLALNAAIEAARAGEAGRGFAVVADEVRALAHRTAQSTQEIEKMVAGIQNGTGEAVESMQQSNQRTQTTLEMARAAGVALEQITQSIHQINERNLVIASASEEQAQVSREVDRNLVNIRDLATQSAAGANQTSAATHELSRLAVDLNAMVARFVI from the coding sequence ATGTCCTTGCGTAATCTGAATATCGCGCCCCGTGCCTTCCTCGGTTTTGCCTTTATTGCCTTGCTGGTGATTGTGCTCGGCGTGTTCGCCGTCAACCGCATGTCGATCATCCGTCAGGCTTCCCTGGAAATGGACTCTACGCAGTTGCCAAGCGTCACCCAACTCGCGGTGGTTACGGAGAACGTGCTGCGCCTGCGGATTCTCTCGTTCCGCATTTTGGTCAACCGCGACCCGGCCGGTTTGCAGGAAGCCCAGACCCGCATCGGTGTGCTGGTGGACAAGGTGCGCACTGCTCAGGCCAGTTACGCGGCATTGCCGGCCGGTCCGCAGGAGCGCGCGTTATATCAGGAGTTTTCGACGACCCTCGACAACTACGTGCAGGCGCAAAACCAGATGATGGAGCTGTCGCGCCAGGACAAACTCGACGAGATGCGCGCCCTGATCAATACGAAGATCAAGGACGGCACCGACAAGATGGGCGAACAACTCAACAAGCTGATCGCGATCAACGCCGCCGACGCGAAGACCGCTTCCACTCAGGCGGGTGAGTATTACAACAGTGCCATTACCGGCATCATCGCCGTGTCTGTAATTGCCGCGTTGTTGACCGTATTGCTGGCCTGGCTGCTGACCCGCAGCATCGTCACCCCGCTGAACCGCGCCGTCGCTGCCGCGCAAACCATCGCTGGCGGCAACCTGACCAAAGCCATCGAAATCGACGGCAAGGACGAACCGGCGCGCCTGCTTGAAGCGCTGGCGGCGATGCAGACCAACCTGCGCAAGACCATCGAGCAGATTGCCGGCTCCGCCACGCAACTGGGCGCCGCCGCCGAAGAGCTCAGCGCCGTGACCGAAGAGGCCTCCCGTGGCCTGCAACAGCAGAACGACGAAATCGAACAGGCCGCCACCGCCGTCAACGAAATGACCGCAGCGGTGGAAGAGGTTGCGCGCAACGCGGTTTCGACTTCCGAAGCCTCGAACCAGTCGACCCACGCCGCCCGTGAAGGTCGCGATCAGGTGGTGAAAACCGTCGACGCGATCCAGACCATGACCCACGACGTGCAAAACACCGCGCAAATGATCGAAGGCCTGGCCGCTCAGGGGCGCGACATCGGCAAGGTGCTGGACGTGATCCGCGCCATCGCCGAACAGACCAACCTGCTGGCGCTCAACGCCGCCATCGAAGCGGCCCGTGCCGGTGAAGCGGGACGCGGTTTCGCCGTGGTAGCGGATGAAGTTCGCGCCTTGGCCCATCGCACCGCGCAATCGACCCAGGAGATCGAAAAAATGGTCGCCGGCATTCAGAACGGCACCGGTGAAGCAGTCGAGTCGATGCAGCAAAGCAACCAGCGCACCCAGACCACTCTGGAAATGGCTCGCGCCGCCGGCGTCGCGCTGGAGCAGATCACTCAATCGATTCACCAGATCAACGAGCGCAACCTGGTGATCGCCAGCGCCTCGGAAGAGCAGGCGCAGGTGTCCCGCGAGGTCGACCGCAACCTGGTCAACATTCGCGACCTGGCCACCCAATCGGCCGCCGGGGCCAACCAGACCAGCGCCGCGACCCACGAACTGTCGCGCCTGGCGGTGGATTTGAATGCGATGGTGGCGCGCTTTGTGATTTGA
- a CDS encoding pyridoxal phosphate-dependent aminotransferase, translating to MRYSALTQRIAGEGAAAWRIHDRALELRAEGVDVLLLSVGDPDFDTPLPIIHGAIDSLLAGDTHYSDVRGRLELRTLIAERHRRSSGQDVDAGHVIVLPGAQCAVYSVAQCLLDPGDEVIVAEPMYVTYEGVFGACGATVVPVPVRPENGFRVDPVDVAARITPRTRAMLLNSPNNPSGASLSLLIWQELAALCVRHDLWLISDEVYSELLYEGEHISPASLPGMAERTATINSLSKSHAMTGWRIGWMIGPKPLAEHLVNLSLSMLFGLPDFVQKAAQIALEKDLPEVTQMREEYRLRRDLVCERLRGCPGLYPIKPDGGMFVMVDVRQTGIGAQDFAEQLLEGYGVSVLAGEAFGPSAAGHIRIGLVVDRVRLADACSRIALCAAQLLQVRSA from the coding sequence ATGCGCTATTCAGCCTTGACCCAACGAATCGCCGGGGAGGGAGCAGCAGCCTGGCGGATTCACGACCGAGCGCTGGAGCTGCGCGCCGAAGGCGTCGATGTGTTGCTGCTGTCGGTGGGTGATCCGGATTTCGATACGCCGCTGCCGATCATCCACGGCGCCATCGACAGCCTGCTGGCGGGTGATACCCATTATTCCGACGTGCGCGGCCGGCTGGAGCTGCGCACGCTGATCGCCGAGCGCCATCGGCGCAGCAGCGGTCAGGACGTGGATGCCGGGCATGTGATCGTGCTGCCCGGCGCGCAATGCGCGGTGTATTCGGTGGCGCAATGTCTGCTGGATCCGGGTGATGAGGTGATCGTCGCCGAACCCATGTATGTCACCTACGAAGGCGTGTTTGGCGCTTGCGGCGCGACCGTGGTGCCGGTGCCGGTTCGCCCTGAGAACGGTTTTCGCGTTGACCCGGTGGATGTCGCAGCGCGGATCACTCCGAGGACGCGGGCCATGTTGCTCAACAGTCCCAACAATCCTTCCGGTGCGAGTCTGTCGCTGTTGATCTGGCAGGAGCTGGCGGCCCTGTGCGTCCGTCATGACCTGTGGCTGATCAGCGACGAGGTCTACAGCGAATTGTTATACGAAGGCGAGCACATCAGCCCGGCGAGCCTGCCGGGCATGGCCGAGCGCACCGCGACGATCAACAGCCTGTCCAAATCCCACGCCATGACCGGTTGGCGCATCGGCTGGATGATCGGGCCGAAACCGTTGGCCGAACATCTGGTGAACCTGTCGTTGAGCATGCTGTTCGGTCTGCCGGACTTTGTGCAGAAAGCGGCGCAGATAGCGCTGGAGAAAGATCTGCCGGAAGTGACGCAGATGCGCGAGGAATACCGCTTGCGTCGGGATCTGGTGTGCGAGCGCTTGCGCGGCTGTCCGGGGTTGTACCCGATCAAACCGGATGGCGGGATGTTCGTGATGGTCGATGTGCGTCAGACCGGGATCGGAGCGCAGGACTTTGCCGAGCAATTACTGGAGGGGTATGGGGTTTCTGTGCTGGCCGGTGAGGCGTTCGGGCCGAGTGCGGCGGGGCATATTCGCATCGGGTTGGTGGTGGACCGGGTGCGGCTGGCGGATGCGTGTTCAAGGATTGCTCTTTGTGCTGCGCAGCTTCTGCAAGTGCGCAGTGCCTGA
- a CDS encoding 2-hydroxyacid dehydrogenase, protein MKKQVVLYKKLSPALMARLEEQVEVTLIDSLDAEGLMKLRDALPGAHGLLGASLKLDASLLDLAPQLEAISSVSVGVDNYDIDYLTRRKVLLTNTPDVLTETTADTGFALILATARRVVELANMVRGGHWHRSIGPAHFGTDVHGKTLGIIGMGRIGEALAQRGHFGFGMPVIYHSQSRKPAVEARFDAQYRSLEDLLQQADFICLTLPLTAQTEGLIGAEQFALMRPESIFINISRGKVVDEAAMIDTLRHNRIRAAGLDVFEREPLNHDSPLLQLNNVVATPHMGSATHETREAMARCAVENLLAALAGEKPANLVNPSR, encoded by the coding sequence ATGAAAAAGCAGGTTGTGCTGTACAAAAAACTGTCGCCGGCACTGATGGCGCGCCTTGAGGAACAGGTCGAGGTGACACTGATCGACAGCCTCGACGCCGAAGGTCTGATGAAACTGCGCGACGCCCTGCCCGGTGCTCACGGATTACTCGGTGCGAGCCTGAAACTCGACGCGTCGCTACTCGATCTGGCGCCGCAGCTCGAAGCGATTTCCAGCGTCTCGGTGGGTGTCGACAACTACGACATCGACTACCTGACCCGGCGCAAGGTCCTGCTGACCAACACCCCGGACGTGCTCACCGAAACCACCGCCGACACCGGTTTCGCACTGATCCTGGCCACCGCACGGCGCGTGGTCGAACTGGCGAACATGGTGCGCGGCGGCCACTGGCATCGCAGCATCGGCCCAGCGCATTTCGGCACCGATGTGCACGGCAAGACGTTGGGCATTATCGGTATGGGCCGGATCGGCGAGGCGCTGGCACAGCGCGGGCATTTCGGGTTCGGGATGCCGGTGATCTATCACAGCCAGTCGCGCAAACCGGCGGTCGAGGCGCGCTTCGATGCGCAGTACCGCAGCCTTGAGGACCTGTTGCAGCAGGCGGATTTTATCTGCCTGACCCTGCCGTTGACGGCGCAGACTGAAGGTTTGATCGGTGCTGAACAGTTTGCGTTGATGCGCCCGGAAAGCATCTTTATCAACATCTCACGGGGCAAGGTTGTAGACGAGGCGGCAATGATCGACACCTTGCGGCATAACCGGATTCGCGCGGCGGGGCTGGATGTGTTCGAGCGCGAGCCGCTGAATCATGACTCGCCGTTGTTGCAGCTGAACAACGTGGTGGCGACGCCGCACATGGGTTCGGCGACCCATGAGACGCGCGAAGCGATGGCGCGGTGTGCGGTGGAGAATCTGTTGGCGGCGTTGGCCGGTGAAAAACCCGCCAACCTGGTGAATCCTTCACGTTGA
- a CDS encoding MFS transporter: MKTATLATRRWWYIMPIVFITYSLAYLDRANYGFAAASGMAADLMITPGLSSLLGALFFLGYFFFQVPGAIYAQKHSVKKLIFVSLILWGGLATLTGVVSNAYWLIVIRFMLGVVEAAVMPAMLVYLCHWFTRAERSRANTFLILGNPVTMLWMSVVSGYLVQHFSWRWMFIIEGLPAVFWAFIWWKLADDRPAQAKWLSDQEKHDLESALAAEQVGIKAVKNYAEAFRSPKVIILALQFFCWSIGVYGFVLWLPSILKAGAQMDMIEAGWLSALPYLAAVIGMLLVSWGSDKLQKRKRFVWPPLLIASVAFYGSYALGAEHFWWSYTLLVIAGACMYAPYGPFFAIVPEILPANVAGGAMALINSMGALGSFGGSYLVGYLNSSTGSPGASYLLMSGALMLSVVLTIFLKPGASDRVTAKRVAPRPQPAHS; encoded by the coding sequence ATGAAAACCGCAACCCTCGCCACCCGCCGCTGGTGGTACATCATGCCGATCGTGTTCATCACCTACAGCCTGGCGTACCTGGACCGCGCCAATTACGGCTTCGCTGCCGCCTCCGGGATGGCCGCCGACCTGATGATCACGCCGGGCCTGTCCTCGCTGCTCGGCGCGCTGTTCTTCCTCGGTTACTTTTTCTTCCAGGTGCCCGGCGCGATCTACGCGCAAAAGCACAGCGTGAAGAAGCTGATCTTCGTCAGCCTGATTCTCTGGGGCGGGCTCGCCACGCTGACCGGCGTGGTTTCCAACGCCTATTGGCTGATCGTCATCCGCTTCATGCTCGGCGTGGTCGAAGCGGCGGTGATGCCGGCGATGCTGGTGTACCTGTGCCATTGGTTCACCCGTGCCGAACGCTCGCGAGCCAACACCTTCCTGATCCTCGGCAACCCGGTAACGATGCTGTGGATGTCGGTGGTTTCCGGGTATCTGGTGCAGCATTTCAGCTGGCGCTGGATGTTCATCATCGAAGGCCTGCCGGCGGTGTTCTGGGCGTTTATCTGGTGGAAGCTGGCCGATGATCGTCCGGCCCAGGCCAAGTGGCTCAGCGATCAGGAGAAGCACGATCTGGAAAGCGCTCTCGCCGCCGAACAGGTCGGGATCAAAGCGGTGAAGAACTACGCAGAAGCTTTTCGTTCGCCGAAGGTGATCATTCTGGCGCTGCAATTCTTCTGCTGGAGCATCGGCGTCTACGGCTTCGTGCTGTGGCTGCCGTCGATCCTCAAGGCCGGCGCGCAGATGGACATGATCGAGGCCGGCTGGCTGTCGGCCCTCCCGTATCTGGCGGCAGTGATCGGGATGCTGCTGGTGTCCTGGGGCTCGGACAAACTGCAAAAGCGCAAACGCTTCGTCTGGCCGCCGCTGCTGATTGCTTCGGTGGCGTTCTACGGCTCCTACGCCTTGGGCGCTGAGCATTTCTGGTGGTCGTACACGCTGCTGGTGATTGCCGGCGCCTGCATGTACGCACCCTACGGGCCGTTCTTCGCCATCGTCCCGGAGATTCTGCCGGCCAACGTTGCCGGCGGCGCCATGGCGCTGATCAACAGCATGGGCGCGCTCGGTTCGTTCGGCGGTTCGTATCTGGTCGGTTACCTGAACAGCTCCACCGGTTCGCCCGGCGCTTCGTATCTGTTGATGAGTGGCGCGCTGATGCTCTCGGTGGTGCTGACGATTTTTCTCAAGCCCGGCGCCAGCGACCGGGTGACGGCCAAGCGCGTCGCACCGCGTCCGCAGCCGGCCCATTCCTGA
- a CDS encoding sugar kinase: MSEIDILSFGETMAMFVAEQSGDLACVEQFHKRIAGADSNVAIGLSRLGFKVAWLSRVGADSLGRFVVETLAREGLDCSHVEVDNAHPTGFQLKSRNDDGSDPTVEYFRRGSAASHLSPQSITPTLLGARHLHATGIPPALSGSAREMSRELMTRMRNAGRSVSFDPNLRPSLWASEREMITEINRLAALAHWVLPGLSEGRLLTGFEDPADIAAFYLDQGAEAVAIKLGPQGAYYRTHLDQGFVAGVPVKTVVDTVGAGDGFAVGMISALLEHQSFPEAVRRANWIGSRAVQSRGDMEGLPTRSELTADRSHAPAWECSP, from the coding sequence ATGTCTGAGATCGATATTCTGTCGTTCGGCGAAACCATGGCCATGTTTGTCGCCGAACAAAGCGGTGATCTGGCCTGCGTCGAGCAGTTTCACAAACGGATTGCCGGGGCCGACAGCAACGTTGCCATAGGATTGTCGCGCTTGGGTTTCAAGGTGGCGTGGCTGAGCCGTGTCGGAGCCGATTCACTGGGACGCTTTGTCGTCGAAACCCTGGCCCGCGAAGGCCTGGACTGCAGCCATGTCGAAGTCGACAACGCTCACCCGACTGGTTTCCAGCTCAAGTCGCGCAACGATGACGGCAGCGATCCGACGGTCGAGTACTTTCGTCGTGGCTCGGCGGCCAGTCATCTGTCGCCGCAGTCGATCACCCCGACACTGCTCGGCGCCCGGCATCTGCACGCCACCGGGATTCCGCCGGCGCTGTCCGGGTCGGCACGGGAAATGTCCCGTGAGCTGATGACCCGCATGCGCAATGCCGGGCGCAGCGTGTCGTTCGACCCCAACCTGCGCCCGAGCCTGTGGGCCAGCGAGCGGGAGATGATCACCGAGATCAACCGACTCGCCGCTCTCGCTCACTGGGTTTTGCCGGGGTTGAGCGAAGGCCGCCTGCTGACCGGATTTGAAGACCCGGCGGATATCGCCGCGTTCTATCTCGATCAGGGTGCCGAAGCCGTGGCGATCAAGCTCGGGCCTCAGGGCGCGTATTACCGCACCCACCTGGATCAGGGGTTTGTCGCCGGGGTGCCGGTCAAAACCGTGGTCGATACGGTGGGCGCCGGCGATGGTTTTGCGGTCGGGATGATCAGCGCCCTGCTGGAGCACCAGAGTTTTCCCGAGGCGGTCAGGCGCGCCAACTGGATTGGCAGTCGCGCGGTGCAGAGCCGGGGTGACATGGAGGGTTTGCCGACCCGATCCGAACTCACCGCTGATCGTTCCCACGCTCCCGCGTGGGAATGCAGCCCGTGA